In Acidianus brierleyi, one genomic interval encodes:
- a CDS encoding gamma-glutamylcyclotransferase, with protein sequence MYLFAYGSLRYGFELNHFLKESRFVGYGFTEGFEMYDLGSYPGVIKGDGIIWGEVYEINDSLLKTLDEVEDYKGKEDDLYIRYKTRVFFDQKRKYYLDGVYLYVYNQDISYRDKIESGDYSAYVGMPRVINYFAYAENTNIKILKERGVRKILKEINAVLPGYSIIFNVKCKYGYCANLKEDPEGKVCGYIYLMIEDDLNSLDKAEEHLIKYFRETVKVLDENGKEYFASAYVSDYKEGQGTPREEYLNAIKEGLRRKWGESCKSSGLT encoded by the coding sequence ATGTATTTATTTGCTTATGGAAGTTTAAGATACGGATTTGAATTAAATCATTTCTTAAAAGAAAGCAGATTTGTAGGATACGGTTTTACAGAAGGATTTGAAATGTATGATTTGGGAAGCTATCCAGGTGTAATAAAGGGAGACGGTATTATATGGGGAGAAGTTTATGAAATTAATGACAGTTTACTGAAAACACTGGATGAAGTAGAGGACTATAAGGGTAAGGAAGACGATCTGTACATAAGATACAAAACAAGAGTATTTTTTGATCAGAAAAGAAAATATTACTTGGATGGAGTATATCTTTATGTATATAATCAAGATATCTCATACAGAGACAAAATAGAAAGTGGAGATTACTCTGCATATGTTGGAATGCCTAGAGTAATAAATTACTTTGCTTATGCCGAAAATACCAATATTAAGATATTAAAGGAGAGAGGTGTAAGAAAAATCTTGAAAGAAATAAATGCGGTCCTACCAGGATATAGTATAATATTTAACGTAAAGTGTAAGTATGGATATTGCGCAAATTTAAAAGAAGATCCAGAGGGTAAAGTATGCGGATATATTTACTTAATGATTGAAGACGACTTAAACTCTCTAGACAAAGCTGAAGAGCATCTTATAAAGTATTTTAGAGAAACAGTGAAGGTTTTAGATGAAAACGGTAAAGAATATTTCGCATCAGCTTATGTCTCTGATTATAAGGAAGGCCAAGGTACCCCGAGAGAAGAGTATTTAAACGCAATAAAAGAGGGATTAAGAAGAAAATGGGGAGAATCCTGTAAAAGTTCAGGTTTAACATGA
- a CDS encoding slipin family protein — protein sequence MSDLGLIIGLVFLLIIVLVFVGLSFRIVKEWQRAVVLRLGRVLGVKGPGIIFLIPFVDRPVVVDLRINNVDIPPQTMITKDNVTLSIDAVVYYKVVDTIKAVANISNYNSAVVNIAQTSLRDIIGQMSLDEVLSERESINKKLQEILDSYTEGWGVKVTAVTVRDVKLPADLSTAMAQYAAADRLRKAKVILSEGERQASTILADASKSYKENPIALQLRFLETLSDISQKGGLIIVVPAGQEIYPTLSTAVSAGLVNYKKGE from the coding sequence ATGAGCGATTTAGGTTTAATAATAGGTTTAGTTTTCCTGTTAATAATAGTTCTTGTATTTGTAGGTCTGTCTTTTAGGATAGTTAAAGAATGGCAAAGAGCAGTAGTTTTAAGGTTAGGAAGAGTTTTGGGAGTTAAAGGGCCAGGAATAATTTTTCTTATTCCTTTTGTTGATAGACCCGTAGTAGTAGATTTAAGAATAAATAACGTTGATATTCCACCGCAAACTATGATTACTAAGGATAACGTTACTCTATCTATAGACGCTGTAGTATACTATAAGGTTGTGGATACAATAAAGGCTGTAGCGAATATATCCAATTATAATTCAGCCGTTGTAAATATTGCGCAAACTTCGCTAAGAGACATTATAGGGCAAATGAGTCTAGATGAGGTTTTAAGTGAAAGAGAATCAATAAATAAGAAGCTTCAAGAGATATTAGATAGTTATACTGAAGGCTGGGGAGTTAAAGTAACAGCGGTAACGGTTAGAGATGTTAAGTTACCTGCTGATTTAAGTACTGCTATGGCTCAATATGCAGCAGCCGATAGATTAAGAAAAGCTAAAGTTATCCTAAGTGAAGGAGAGAGACAAGCATCGACAATCTTAGCTGACGCATCAAAATCTTATAAGGAAAATCCAATAGCACTTCAATTGAGGTTCTTAGAAACTCTTTCAGATATTTCTCAAAAAGGAGGTTTAATTATAGTAGTACCAGCAGGACAAGAAATATATCCTACTTTATCAACAGCTGTTTCAGCAGGTCTTGTTAACTATAAGAAAGGCGAATGA
- a CDS encoding NADP-dependent isocitrate dehydrogenase — protein MYTFPEEGEKISFKDGKWITPNKPIVLYIEGDGIGPEITQASIKVINKAVEKSYGSSKEIKWVEVYAGDKAQNLIGDRFPKETRDALMKYRVVLKGPLQTPIGKGWKSVNVEMRLMLDLYANIRPVKYIKGIESPLKNPEKVDLIIFRENTDDLYRGIEYPFDSNEAKKIREFLRNELNVNIEDDTGIGIKVISKYKTERIARMAFKYAIENKRRKVTIMHKGNVMKYTEGSFMNWAYEVAQNEFREKTITENEINQGKDPSDKIIINDRIADNMFQQIITRPEDYDIILAPNVDGDYISDAAGALIGNIGLLGGANVGDDAGMFEAIHGTAPKYAGKNVANPTGIIKGGELMLRFMGWTEAADLIEKAINTAIEEKKVTQDIARFLGVKALGTKEFASELVNIIDTLK, from the coding sequence ATGTATACATTTCCAGAAGAAGGCGAAAAGATATCTTTTAAAGATGGTAAATGGATAACACCGAATAAACCAATAGTTCTATATATAGAAGGAGACGGAATAGGTCCAGAAATAACACAAGCTTCTATAAAAGTAATAAACAAGGCAGTAGAAAAAAGTTATGGAAGCTCTAAAGAAATAAAGTGGGTTGAAGTATACGCTGGAGACAAAGCTCAAAATCTGATTGGAGATAGATTTCCTAAGGAAACTAGAGACGCATTAATGAAATACAGAGTAGTTCTTAAAGGACCACTACAAACTCCTATAGGAAAAGGATGGAAATCAGTAAATGTTGAAATGAGGTTAATGCTTGATTTATATGCCAATATACGCCCAGTGAAATACATAAAAGGAATAGAAAGTCCTCTTAAGAATCCAGAAAAAGTAGATCTTATAATTTTTAGAGAAAATACAGATGATTTATATAGAGGTATTGAATATCCGTTTGATTCGAATGAAGCCAAAAAAATAAGGGAATTCTTAAGAAATGAGCTAAATGTAAATATAGAAGATGATACTGGAATAGGAATAAAAGTAATAAGTAAATATAAAACTGAAAGAATAGCTAGAATGGCCTTTAAATATGCTATAGAAAACAAAAGAAGAAAAGTCACAATAATGCATAAGGGAAACGTAATGAAGTATACAGAAGGTAGTTTTATGAATTGGGCCTATGAGGTTGCCCAAAATGAATTTAGAGAAAAAACTATAACCGAAAACGAAATAAATCAAGGAAAAGATCCATCAGACAAGATAATAATAAACGATAGAATAGCTGATAACATGTTTCAACAGATAATAACAAGACCTGAGGATTACGACATAATATTAGCTCCAAATGTAGATGGAGACTACATTTCTGACGCTGCAGGCGCACTAATAGGAAATATAGGACTTTTAGGAGGAGCTAATGTTGGAGACGACGCCGGAATGTTTGAAGCAATACATGGTACTGCACCTAAATATGCTGGAAAAAATGTAGCTAATCCTACAGGGATAATCAAAGGAGGAGAACTAATGTTACGATTTATGGGATGGACTGAAGCAGCAGATCTTATAGAAAAAGCAATAAATACTGCAATAGAAGAGAAAAAAGTTACGCAAGATATAGCAAGATTTCTTGGAGTAAAAGCACTTGGTACAAAAGAATTTGCAAGTGAACTGGTCAACATAATTGACACGCTAAAATAA
- a CDS encoding S53 family peptidase: protein MLKSLLIAVIILAQVIPLISTNHINTSLNSSLNSNSYITVTVIEQPKNLELLQLYLENHTVLNSSQVEKLFVPQSSINNILQYLKSFNINAKSYLNVIVASGQMKELEKAFNGKFYSLKFNNITYYKFEGNLPSLLGNAIIIGSNVTQAIFKRPDTLYNVTQAVAFSVVTPKDIRLAYNVTPLLREGIDGNGTNIGILDFYGDPYISQQLVQFDKLYNISNPPVFKVVPIGPYNPNDGILNGWALEISLDVEYSHEIAPDAGIYLYVANPSISLPAAIAYIDQQDKVNVVSESFGIPEIYFDLGILSISCIQSLNYEYWLGEVEGITFVAASGDYGGDGYNYYLFPKGSLLFPASDPYVLAAGGSSLYISGNSSVQTAWSGESVYGATTGGYSSIFPSPWYQGAQGFREVPDLVADGNPYTGVPVLYYYNETYLIGGTSVASPTISGIIDLATQIHGKLGFINPLIYKLNNTKAITPITFGYNTPYAVSSQYNPVTGLGYINAGYFVNMISYKPQISVAVQNESYLDGQTVSVIAKAPYYFHLKGYVYNGKSIIKEFPLYFNGTYWVGNFTAEGSGVQEVIISGDNETSGTYIVVGLQAEFLLPEVGIYYQPGGIPILVQLLYPNGSVAEPDANYTAKILSYNPLNNTFTNVTLVSLSKVRIIDISLFGINITSPKYIYGIYNISKNIGGNYLVSINNTFGFDEFVEGIYVVPYIIPSVFTEPTTASPGSNITIGVLAETVGSPNVSVYFYRHGELMYETQINSICIDNNQYYLSNIKIPNNLTKGYYTIIARANYSNNGYTDSGIGFTQIYISSNSLSSLIYEHPKVVLQGTNIILEAKITYPNGTLVKYGAFTAVLLPSFLSQNFDSLSDNYAYPLSYHNGIWLANISVINGSISNSLGLSQEAVSSNWYIYVFGVSASGYPTYLPSTVNFNTLNIIPEIPQSTFILLPYTYIKYFNGSYAYDDYIDYARIVNHNATIINSIVKNITIVNGSVTLINTQLYNYSVSNGTIIFNGTIKPYHSNIVYPQNFASIPNSSSNTELKHVSVSISLSTILSLVVVIISTIITIYLIKKSKPT, encoded by the coding sequence ATGCTAAAAAGTCTGTTAATTGCAGTTATTATTCTCGCTCAAGTAATACCATTAATCTCAACTAATCATATAAATACTTCACTAAATTCGTCTCTTAATTCAAATAGCTATATAACAGTTACGGTCATAGAACAACCAAAAAATTTGGAATTATTACAACTTTATTTAGAAAATCATACAGTATTAAACTCTTCTCAAGTTGAGAAATTATTCGTACCTCAAAGTTCTATAAATAATATTCTTCAATATCTTAAATCATTCAATATAAATGCGAAAAGTTATCTAAATGTTATAGTAGCGTCTGGACAAATGAAAGAATTAGAAAAAGCTTTTAACGGCAAGTTCTATTCTTTAAAATTTAATAATATTACGTATTATAAATTTGAAGGCAATTTACCTAGTTTGCTAGGAAATGCTATAATAATAGGATCAAATGTTACTCAGGCCATATTTAAGAGACCTGATACGTTATATAATGTTACTCAAGCAGTAGCTTTCTCAGTAGTTACTCCAAAAGATATAAGATTAGCCTATAATGTAACTCCGTTATTAAGAGAAGGAATAGATGGAAATGGTACGAATATAGGTATATTAGACTTTTACGGGGATCCTTATATTTCTCAGCAATTAGTACAATTTGATAAATTATATAATATTTCAAATCCACCAGTTTTTAAAGTAGTGCCTATAGGTCCGTATAATCCTAATGATGGAATATTAAATGGATGGGCTTTAGAAATTTCCTTAGATGTTGAATATTCACATGAGATAGCTCCCGATGCAGGAATATATTTGTACGTTGCTAATCCAAGTATATCTTTGCCTGCCGCAATAGCTTATATAGATCAACAAGATAAAGTTAATGTAGTTTCTGAGAGCTTTGGAATACCAGAAATATATTTTGACTTAGGAATACTTTCAATATCTTGCATTCAGAGTCTAAACTATGAGTATTGGTTAGGCGAAGTAGAAGGTATAACTTTTGTGGCTGCTAGTGGAGATTATGGAGGAGATGGTTATAATTATTATCTATTTCCCAAGGGAAGCTTACTTTTCCCAGCTTCAGATCCATATGTTTTAGCTGCGGGTGGTTCTTCACTCTATATTTCTGGTAATTCTTCAGTACAGACAGCATGGAGTGGAGAGAGTGTTTACGGTGCAACTACTGGTGGTTATAGCTCAATATTTCCATCACCTTGGTATCAAGGAGCACAAGGATTTAGAGAAGTACCAGATTTAGTAGCAGACGGAAATCCATATACTGGTGTTCCAGTATTATATTATTATAACGAAACTTACTTGATAGGAGGTACTTCAGTAGCAAGTCCAACTATTTCTGGAATAATAGATTTAGCAACACAGATTCATGGCAAACTAGGTTTTATAAATCCTTTAATATATAAATTGAATAATACTAAGGCAATTACTCCAATTACTTTTGGTTATAACACACCATACGCTGTTAGCAGTCAGTATAACCCAGTAACAGGTTTAGGATATATTAATGCTGGATACTTCGTAAATATGATAAGTTATAAGCCGCAAATATCTGTAGCCGTTCAAAATGAGTCATACTTAGATGGTCAGACTGTAAGTGTAATTGCTAAGGCTCCCTACTATTTCCATCTAAAGGGTTACGTATATAATGGAAAATCTATAATTAAGGAGTTTCCGTTGTATTTTAATGGAACGTATTGGGTTGGAAACTTTACTGCAGAAGGTAGTGGAGTTCAAGAAGTTATAATATCTGGTGATAATGAGACTAGTGGAACATATATAGTTGTCGGTCTTCAAGCAGAATTCCTTTTGCCAGAAGTCGGAATCTATTATCAGCCTGGAGGAATCCCTATCTTAGTTCAGTTACTTTATCCTAATGGATCTGTAGCAGAACCTGATGCAAATTATACTGCAAAAATACTTTCATATAATCCACTAAATAATACATTTACTAATGTTACTTTAGTAAGTCTTTCAAAAGTTAGAATAATAGATATATCATTATTTGGAATAAATATTACAAGTCCAAAATATATTTATGGAATATATAATATTAGTAAGAATATTGGAGGTAACTATTTGGTTAGTATTAATAATACCTTTGGTTTTGATGAATTTGTAGAAGGGATATATGTAGTTCCTTATATTATTCCTTCAGTCTTTACTGAACCAACAACTGCTTCGCCTGGTTCCAATATTACCATAGGAGTACTGGCAGAAACTGTAGGTTCTCCAAACGTGTCAGTATATTTCTATAGACATGGTGAGTTAATGTATGAAACTCAAATTAACTCTATATGTATAGATAATAATCAATATTATCTCAGTAATATAAAAATACCGAATAATCTAACTAAAGGTTATTATACCATAATAGCAAGGGCTAATTACTCAAATAACGGCTATACGGATTCTGGAATAGGATTTACTCAAATATATATATCGTCAAATTCTCTATCATCATTAATTTACGAGCATCCGAAGGTTGTTCTACAGGGAACAAATATTATTTTAGAAGCAAAGATTACTTATCCTAATGGTACTCTAGTGAAATACGGAGCATTTACTGCTGTGCTATTACCATCGTTTTTATCGCAAAATTTTGACTCATTAAGTGATAACTATGCATATCCATTATCGTATCATAATGGAATATGGTTAGCCAATATTAGCGTAATTAATGGTTCTATATCTAACTCATTAGGTCTTTCTCAAGAAGCTGTATCTTCTAACTGGTACATCTACGTTTTTGGAGTATCTGCTTCTGGCTATCCAACATATTTACCATCTACCGTTAATTTTAATACACTAAATATAATTCCAGAAATACCGCAATCTACATTTATTTTATTGCCATATACATATATAAAATACTTCAATGGAAGTTACGCGTATGATGATTATATTGATTATGCTAGAATAGTTAATCATAATGCAACCATTATAAACTCAATTGTAAAAAATATTACCATAGTTAACGGTAGCGTAACACTGATAAATACTCAACTATATAATTATTCAGTTAGTAATGGAACTATAATATTTAATGGAACAATAAAGCCCTATCATAGCAATATAGTATATCCTCAAAATTTTGCATCAATACCTAATAGTTCAAGTAATACAGAATTGAAACATGTCTCAGTTTCAATTAGTTTATCAACGATTTTATCACTAGTTGTGGTAATAATATCGACTATAATAACTATATATTTAATCAAAAAATCGAAACCTACTTGA
- a CDS encoding NfeD family protein: MAAHIVIPIIIIIVVLIALIVTGYISDPLVDIPSFIIIGFISYRIFYIIIKTRKRNLFTYVGKIGKAVDNISPNQGGYIMVNGEYWEAVSNENIEAGDTVVVIGMQGLKLVVKKSNSNEVVV; encoded by the coding sequence GTGGCTGCACACATAGTTATTCCAATAATAATTATCATAGTAGTACTTATAGCTCTCATAGTTACTGGATACATTTCGGATCCTTTAGTTGATATACCATCGTTCATAATTATTGGATTTATATCATATAGAATATTTTATATAATAATTAAGACTAGAAAAAGAAATTTATTTACATATGTTGGGAAAATTGGAAAAGCTGTTGATAATATATCTCCAAATCAAGGAGGATATATAATGGTAAATGGTGAATATTGGGAAGCAGTATCAAATGAAAACATAGAAGCGGGAGATACAGTAGTAGTTATTGGCATGCAAGGATTAAAACTAGTTGTTAAGAAATCAAATAGTAATGAAGTTGTCGTATAA
- the asd gene encoding aspartate-semialdehyde dehydrogenase, producing the protein MKRILKAAILGATGLVGIEYARMLSEHPYIKPAYLAGKNSVGRPYGEIVRWQTVGQVPKEVRDMEVKPTDPKLMDDVDIIFSPLPQGAAGPVEEQFAKLGFPVISNSPDHRFDPDVPLLIPEVNPHTVSLIDEQKKRRDWKGFIVTTPLCTAQGAAIPLSPIYMNFKMNGAYITTIQSLSGAGYPGIPSLDIVDNILPLGDAYDAKTIKEVTRILGEVKRNIGEPSMQEVSLAATTHRIATIHGHYEVSYVTFKEDTEVSKVREVLDNFRGEPQDLKLPTAPEKPIITMNEDNRPQVYFDRWAGNPPGMSIVVGRLKQINNRTIRMVSLIHNTIRGAAGGGILSAELLKEKGYIE; encoded by the coding sequence ATGAAAAGAATCCTAAAAGCCGCAATATTAGGTGCTACTGGCTTAGTAGGAATTGAATACGCTAGAATGCTTTCTGAACATCCTTATATAAAACCCGCGTACTTAGCAGGGAAAAATTCGGTAGGTAGACCTTATGGAGAGATAGTAAGGTGGCAAACAGTAGGTCAAGTTCCTAAAGAAGTAAGAGATATGGAAGTAAAGCCTACTGATCCTAAGCTTATGGACGATGTAGATATTATTTTTTCTCCATTACCTCAAGGAGCTGCAGGCCCTGTAGAGGAACAGTTTGCAAAATTAGGTTTTCCAGTAATAAGTAATTCGCCTGATCATAGATTTGATCCTGATGTACCATTATTAATTCCTGAAGTAAATCCTCACACAGTGTCATTAATAGACGAACAGAAGAAAAGAAGAGACTGGAAAGGTTTTATAGTAACTACTCCATTATGCACTGCCCAAGGTGCGGCGATACCATTATCGCCAATATACATGAATTTTAAGATGAACGGTGCTTATATAACTACAATTCAATCTTTATCTGGTGCCGGTTATCCAGGTATCCCTTCTTTAGATATTGTGGATAATATACTTCCTCTAGGCGATGCATATGATGCTAAAACCATTAAAGAAGTTACCAGGATATTAGGCGAGGTAAAACGAAATATTGGAGAACCTTCAATGCAAGAAGTTTCATTAGCAGCAACTACACACAGAATAGCTACTATCCATGGGCACTATGAGGTATCTTATGTAACTTTTAAAGAGGATACAGAAGTAAGCAAAGTAAGAGAAGTATTAGATAACTTTAGAGGAGAACCTCAAGATCTTAAATTACCTACAGCTCCAGAAAAACCAATTATAACCATGAATGAAGATAATAGACCGCAGGTCTATTTTGATAGATGGGCAGGAAATCCTCCCGGTATGAGCATAGTAGTAGGAAGATTAAAGCAAATAAACAATAGAACAATAAGAATGGTTTCATTGATACATAATACAATAAGAGGTGCAGCTGGAGGAGGGATTTTATCTGCAGAACTATTAAAGGAAAAAGGCTACATAGAATAA
- a CDS encoding thermopsin family protease produces the protein MKAIFLILIILLPLVYTPFFHSQSTLAYPTGMTFFPFTSSILTNFVEGVINVYNLSIGSSYLPNGAYLTSGNASLQLNSILNGKFWAQNVALFHEINSKEFLVTMVVNFWNLSGPFENYPNTTTYEGLGVYCYQGPSFILKTPFSLILYMNSSNGLEFGYIVNNTLHTYLKLPFPGEFTLGGFTAGLPNDLELVWGGPGGGSTVYINEVASEELFYESSNKLSIVPSAISVGLDTAESAYGISVTSNLDNIFHPFATISKGYNTPSILWPIPPSITVTQVNKTVNVKVSINGKPLVNQEVEVLYPTLTGFKVGYENITNSSGLVTFPNASTALYIIYYPGNFSLATAYSLSSSSAPILQSIASKFISTFQSLTNFLKTYNFKKALSSDFNHIKYKGYSTYNINLVLIEYISAFAIGVLISAILIKYKF, from the coding sequence ATGAAAGCTATCTTTTTGATACTTATTATATTATTGCCGTTAGTATATACTCCTTTCTTTCATTCTCAGTCTACATTAGCTTATCCTACTGGAATGACGTTCTTTCCATTTACATCCAGTATATTGACTAATTTTGTGGAAGGCGTGATAAACGTGTATAACTTGTCTATAGGTAGTTCTTATTTGCCTAATGGTGCATATTTAACTTCTGGTAATGCATCATTACAATTAAATTCAATATTAAATGGAAAATTTTGGGCTCAGAACGTGGCATTATTTCATGAGATTAACTCTAAAGAATTTCTAGTGACTATGGTAGTAAACTTCTGGAATCTTTCTGGTCCGTTTGAAAATTATCCTAACACTACAACTTACGAAGGTTTAGGAGTATATTGTTATCAAGGGCCTTCCTTTATTCTTAAAACTCCATTTTCTCTAATTCTTTACATGAATTCTAGTAACGGTCTTGAATTCGGTTATATAGTAAATAATACACTTCATACATATCTGAAATTACCTTTTCCAGGGGAATTTACTTTAGGCGGATTTACAGCCGGTCTTCCTAACGATTTAGAACTTGTTTGGGGAGGTCCTGGAGGAGGAAGTACAGTATATATAAACGAAGTCGCATCAGAAGAACTATTTTATGAGAGTTCCAATAAACTTTCTATAGTTCCCTCAGCAATTAGTGTTGGATTAGATACTGCTGAGAGCGCATATGGAATTTCTGTAACATCAAATCTGGATAATATATTTCATCCTTTTGCTACTATTTCCAAAGGTTATAATACTCCTTCTATACTTTGGCCTATACCTCCATCAATAACTGTTACTCAAGTTAATAAAACAGTGAATGTAAAAGTCAGTATAAATGGTAAACCATTAGTAAACCAGGAAGTAGAGGTTCTTTATCCTACTTTAACAGGTTTTAAAGTAGGCTATGAAAATATAACAAATTCTTCTGGACTTGTAACATTCCCTAACGCTTCTACTGCTCTCTATATAATTTATTATCCAGGTAATTTTAGTTTGGCTACAGCTTATTCTTTATCATCATCTTCTGCGCCTATACTTCAAAGTATAGCATCAAAATTCATTTCTACTTTTCAAAGCTTAACTAATTTCCTTAAAACTTACAATTTTAAGAAGGCATTAAGTTCAGATTTTAATCACATAAAATATAAAGGATATTCAACATATAACATTAATTTAGTTCTTATAGAATATATATCTGCGTTTGCAATAGGAGTTTTAATATCGGCAATCTTAATTAAATATAAGTTTTAA
- a CDS encoding Cdc6/Cdc18 family protein — MIREALKGGKGEVIKNPKVFIDPLSVFTDIPYREDIIRETAVAIRYFVKNDVRFSNLFLGLTGTGKTFVAKYMFNEIEEVRKEDDDYLEVKQAYINCREVGGTPQAVLSVLAEKLSSGIVPRHGVNLGEYIDKIKNSVKGKKAIVYLDEVDTLVKRRGGDIVLYQLLRSDAEISVIMISNDINVRDYMEPRVLSSLGPSVIFKPYDADQLKEILAKYAEYGIFNGTYTDNVLAYIAAVSAKEHGDARKAVNLLFRSAQLASGEGSIKKEHVDKAIVEYEQERLVEAIKSLPFHYKLALRSVLDTDDVVTAHKIYTDYCNKLKQRPLSYRRFSDIISELDMFGIVKIKLLNRGRAGGIKKYVEVQDKDKILKALDENILDEMGYEY; from the coding sequence GTGATCAGAGAAGCATTAAAAGGTGGCAAAGGAGAGGTAATTAAAAATCCGAAGGTCTTTATTGACCCTTTGTCTGTATTTACTGACATACCTTATAGGGAGGATATAATCAGGGAAACTGCAGTAGCAATTAGATACTTTGTCAAAAACGACGTTAGATTTTCTAATTTGTTTCTTGGGCTTACAGGTACTGGGAAAACCTTTGTAGCTAAATACATGTTTAATGAAATCGAAGAGGTTAGAAAAGAGGACGATGATTATCTAGAAGTTAAACAAGCTTATATTAATTGCAGGGAGGTAGGAGGTACTCCTCAAGCTGTATTGTCTGTTTTGGCTGAAAAATTGAGTAGTGGTATCGTTCCTAGACATGGTGTAAACCTGGGAGAATATATAGATAAAATAAAAAATTCTGTAAAAGGAAAAAAAGCCATAGTATACTTAGACGAGGTAGATACGTTAGTGAAACGAAGAGGTGGGGATATAGTATTATATCAATTATTACGTTCCGATGCAGAAATATCAGTAATAATGATAAGTAATGATATAAATGTTAGGGATTATATGGAACCTAGAGTATTATCTTCACTAGGTCCGTCTGTAATATTTAAGCCATATGACGCAGATCAGTTAAAGGAAATATTAGCAAAATATGCTGAGTATGGTATCTTTAATGGAACTTATACTGATAATGTCTTAGCTTATATTGCCGCAGTTTCTGCTAAGGAACACGGCGATGCTAGGAAAGCTGTAAATCTTCTATTTAGATCTGCGCAATTAGCCTCTGGCGAAGGGTCTATAAAGAAGGAGCATGTTGATAAAGCTATAGTAGAATACGAACAGGAAAGGTTAGTTGAGGCTATAAAATCTCTTCCATTCCATTATAAACTAGCTTTAAGATCTGTTTTAGATACTGATGATGTAGTTACTGCACACAAGATTTACACAGATTATTGTAATAAGCTAAAGCAACGCCCTTTATCATATAGAAGATTTTCCGATATTATTTCTGAGTTAGATATGTTTGGAATAGTAAAGATTAAACTACTTAATAGAGGTAGAGCCGGCGGAATAAAGAAGTATGTAGAAGTACAAGATAAGGATAAGATATTGAAGGCTTTAGATGAGAACATTCTAGATGAAATGGGGTATGAATATTGA
- a CDS encoding 4a-hydroxytetrahydrobiopterin dehydratase: protein MKKLSEAEINSLIKNLKGWTLDNNKLKKEFKFSNFKQSINFLDLVEPVADSIDHHPDVCIYYNRVVVELTTHDVGGLSDLDFQLAEKMDELSAHVKT, encoded by the coding sequence ATGAAGAAACTTTCGGAAGCCGAAATAAATTCTTTAATAAAAAATCTAAAAGGATGGACATTAGATAATAATAAACTGAAGAAAGAATTCAAATTCTCCAATTTTAAGCAATCTATTAACTTCTTAGATTTAGTAGAACCGGTAGCTGATAGTATAGACCATCACCCAGACGTCTGTATATATTATAATAGAGTTGTAGTAGAGCTAACAACACATGACGTAGGTGGTCTCTCCGATCTGGACTTTCAATTAGCGGAGAAGATGGACGAATTAAGTGCACACGTTAAAACTTAA